The DNA window CATGCTCCCAGTGCAGGATGGGATCTGCccagccccggggtgggggtgtgtgtgtctcctccctgcagcagccacaTCCCtcgtggggcgggggggtgttgcTGGCCGGGAGAGTTTAAGTGGACAGGCTGTGGGGCAGCTTCCCCCTTTCTGAGGAGCACTCGGCAGCGGCCCGGGACGGACAGAAGTTTGGCAAGATACAGAGCTTGGCcacttctcctctcccacccctgtCTACGGTGCAGTCCAGCCTTAGCGCCCGCTGCAGGTCTCCCAGGACCAGGGCCCAGAGTGCTCTCTGGGGAGCCAGTATCCTGCACAGCGACTGCCTAAGTTGCTTGCAAACGAGGTCCCAGCACGGAGCTGTGTCTCGGCCGGGATTCAGGCCACggctgcctgggagagacagCATGTGCCAAATGCTGCCTTAGACTCCCTTTGCAGGCATGTGAGGGAGCTGCCCCGCGGGCCTGGCCTGGCAATTCTAGCTGCAGCACGGCCAGGGGCCTTGGAGGTCGGATGTCGGCTCCGGCTCTGCGTGGGAATCTCAACGACGCAGCTCAGCCCAGCTGCTCGCCCTGGCCCCAGCTGGCTAGTTACGAAGGCAGGTGTCTCCCCAGCAAGGAGGCCACTTGGAGATCTCTCTAAGCCGTTGTGAGCCTGCTCAAGGACTAACCcaacagccctggagctgcaggcGTTACtcttgggtggaggagggggatcggctgggctgggctgggggtgcaggcaggggagagtcGGCTCAGCAGCCTGGCATGTCTCTGGCTATGCCCAGCCATGGCCCTGGCAGTGCTGCACAGCCTGGAAGGGAACGGGGAGAGGAGATGTTAGAGCCCGACAGGGTCCCTTCCAGCTTGTGTTCCAGCTGGGGTGACCTGCACAGGCAGAAGGAATCTGGGCCCCCGTGATGATGGGAAAGGGACCCCAATGCCTCACGATGGACCTGGAGCAGGGCTTGTATCCCCCTCCTGCCTggagggtggggagctggggtggaAAGGGACCTCccaggggagtgaggggaggcaAAGCTGAGTGTGCATTCGCTGGGCCCTTGCCTGTGTCCACCTGCCCCGGCATGGTACTCACCTGGCACTGCTCAGCAGCCTCCAGGCTGGAGCACCAGTAGGCTGGTCCCTGCATGCAGCCCTCGGCTCTGGGAGCAGGGCCCGTCCCAGCCTCACATGCGCCCAGTTCCTGTGTGTGGATGGCAGAGAAAGCACAAGGCTCGTGAGCctcgggggcagggcaggggcagctcccCTCTGAGCGGTGAtggagggagctggctgggggctgcagtAGCTTAGAGAGTCTCCCAGGATTTTCCTTTCAGGTCCTGGCGCCACCTGGCTGGGGCAAGTGTCCTGGacccctggctgggggtggggggtgtttgtgGCTACATCACGTCACCAGAAGGTGACTCTTACCTGGCATGTGCTCTGGGGGTCCCAGGCCTTTGGCAGCAAGGTCACAAGCCGGGGCTGGTGCTGCTCGATGAAGCTCTtgcactggggagggaggaggtgggttAGTATCTCCACCTGGTCGTCTGTCTGTGGagtcccaaccccctccccactgatGCCCTCCTGCCCCCCGGGCCCTCCTTGCAGATCTCGGGGGCATGGCTGGCTTCACCTTTGAGGGTCCTGATCCCATGGCTCATGGCCCCAAGGACAAGGCCGTTGGAACCCTGCCAGGCAGGGAGCTCAGAAACTAGCACAGCATAGACCCCACCTTCCCAGAGAACCCCTCATGTAGACCCTGCAGCTCCGTTTTGCCTGCCAGGAACCCCACTCATCATGTCACATCCCCCGGCACTGACCACCATGTCCATGGAAATGGGACattggggaggagctgggaactAGGAGCCAGTTGGGGAGGGCCCCCAATGCCCCTTAGCCTCATCCCTCCTGCATCACTGCCTACAGCCTTGGCACCCACCTCCTGCCAGCCCAGGTGGGCACCGCTGCAGGCCCCAAGCAGAGCTGCCTCCACGTCCGCCACGGTGCTGTTCACCTGCACGGTCAACTTCGCCAGGCCCGTGATGGTGACGCAGGCCTGGCACTCGGTGCTCTGGGCCAGGAGCGGTACCAGGGGTGGCTCTGCAGGGGCAACAGGGAGCAACATGAGAGACACGAAGGCTGGGGCAGCGTGGCAGCAGCCAGGGGCAGGTGTGAAACACACATGAGCCCCAGGGAACGTTTCCCCCAGTGCCCTGGTCTTACCCCCGGGGGCCATCACAGCCCAGGACCAAGGCAGCCTGGCCAGGACAGCGTTAAAATGCAGTTTATTTATAGCCTTCCCCCATCCTACCATGCCTTGGTGCCACAGGCTCCACCTCCCTGCATCGCTCCAGGCTACAAATCCCAGAATGCCTCAGTTCTTGGCTGCAGCTGTGACAGCCTAATACTGGGTCGGGGATTTGCCGTTCAAGGGCAGCACACCCTGCTCTCTagcatgtgtctacactgcaacataagCCCATAGCTTGAACctgggctcaagcctaaccccccttgcatctacactgcagttgtgcTAACCCAGGGCCAGATCCcgggaccctgcagggctggcaggtCCGAGCTCGAGTTAAGCTGGTGGGTCTGCGCActgcagtgtggataccagagcCCCAGGTTCAAGCATGGGTCAGAAAATccttaacctagggttaaaatgcagtgtagacactccaACCCCCAAGCCCAGGAGCAGCAGAGCGGAGCCAGGGCCAGGACTCACCCGGGCCCCAGTTCTCCCCCGTGGCACACATGAGGAGCATCCCACAGATCAGCCGTGGGCCCAGTTTGTCCAGGATCAGGTCCAGCATAGTGGTGGTGTATTTCTCCATCAGGCCCTGGCACGTGCCGCCGATGGTGCCCGGCAAGAGATGGCAGAGCTGCGACATGGACTTGGCGATGGCCCCCTGGGGGAAGGGCAGACGGCCTGAGTCAGTGCCCCCCCCTCGGCTCTCTCACTTCTTGCCCCCCTAGCagtgcccccttccctccaggcCAGCTCCTGTGGCAGGAGTGGCTGCAGCGAGGCCCTGGGTAGACCTGTTGTTTTTTGCTGGACATTTTGGAAAATtccagttttttccccaaaagatcCTGCCATTTTTTTGTGGATGGAAAaactccccaatttttttttaagttaaaatgattttaatattGAATTTCAAGGGTTAGatcaaatgtttccatttttaaaagccaAAGAACTTTGACCAAAACCCAGAGATTTTtacccaaatttttttttactgaaaatggttgtttttcatagaaaaaaacccagaaaattccATTTCTTTTTGGATGGAAAAGCCATTATTTGACTACCTATGTCACCCTCAGGGTGGgtctgccccactgccctggcctGTGCCCACTGGGCACAGATGCCAGCTGCAGCTGCCACTGCAGGAGGCAATTTAGGCTGCACAGGTGTTTCTCTGTAGTGCGGTGCCAGAGGCCCCGAGCATGGATGCCGGGCGCCATGTAAACAGCTGAGACGAACCGTGAGCAGGGCACTGGGGCTGATAGCTCAGGTTTGCCCTGGGCATTGCTGTTCTGGGCAGAGTGGAACCTCTGCTGCACCGGAATTGTCACAGGGCGTTGGCAGTTCCAGGCTCACAAGTTGGGGGCCTAACTTGTCCTTCGAGCTGACTGGGAATTTTCTACTGAATTTAGTTTCCaaccaaaaatgcagtttctgcaaacaATTGAAATTTTCCTCATGAAAAACTCCAACCAAAGGGTTTGGTTTTGAGTCAGTTTGATGTTAAACTGCATCTgcctgtggtgcctcatgggagtcgTAGTTCTCCCCTacttggactacatctcccatgatgcacaatGGTGCGCCTGCTAACCAAGCCAtggtagtgcatcatgggagatgtagtttggcTAGTGAGTCCAGCCCCTAGGGGAGAGCTTGGGCAGGGGACATGTGGCACCGTGGCATCCTGGGAAGATGCAGTTTGGTGTCAATGTTGAACCGACTCCAAATGAAACATGTTTGGAGATTTTCCcatagaaacattttgattttttgtcccAATTTAGGAGCAAAACAAAGGCTAAACTCCCTCAGGTCCTGattcctgctccctcctctccaGTTCAAGGGCGCCTGGCGTTATTGTCCCCATGGGGAAACCCCCACTGTCCTAACAAACTAGCATTGCCCATTGCCAGCCCCTCATGCTCCCCCTCGGCTCAGCCAGCCAAGCCAGGCTCCGAATTCCAGTCACTCTCGGTTCTGCCCTGGGGGTAGCtgggcagccccatccctgaaGGTGACCGATGGCACCTCTTGCCCAGCACGGGGAGGATTCAGCTCTCCCAGGGCTGCGTTGGGATGCAGGGGACCCAGAGGAGCCATGGAGCGAGCAGGGCAGCTCCCCGAGTCATTTTTTCAGAGCTAAAATGCACTTTAGTTTCCTCAGGCATTTTGCACGTGGCAGAGCGAATGTCCACCATGCCCTGCCCTGGGAGCTCAGCCCTGGGCATCTCCCTCTGGGCTGCCAGCACCTGTACCAACCACTGCCGGCCAGACTGAGACCTGCCTAGCTCATTTCACAGCCTCCCATTTGCTGCCATCCTGGGCAGGACTGGAGCTGGTGGCCAGCTTTGGGGTCTCTCCCGCGATGCCCCGGGGGGGGCAGATGGTGGGCACAGCACCTTGGGGATGGTGGACTCTATCCGGCCGACGAAGGAGCGGCACATCCAGCACAGCGGAAGTGGGAATGGCAGGTCCTTGCTTTGGCCTCCCTTGGGAAAAAAGAACAGGGTCAGCTCCAGCAGCCGGGGCAGAGAGCGGGGCTGGCATCTGGCCCATGGCACCTGAGCCCCACCCAAACCCTTGAGCTTCACTCCTACAACCAAGCCAGGGAGCCCTTCAAGCCAGCCAGTCGCCATCCACACATGGCCTGGGAGGGAATGGGACCTTGGCTGCCTTACACATAACATGATGCTCACTGTTCCGGATCTGAGCAGCCCCAGTTCAATCCCCACCACTACTGTGGACCCACCTGGGGTGTTGCAGCCCAAGGGGTAGCCTCTGTGGGGATATGAGCTGGGTGGATCTTGTAGCAAGCTCCATGGGTGGGGCAGAGTCCCCCACCTGTACACTGGATGGTGCTGTCCCCTCTGGTGGCTGGATGCCAGAAATGTTTAGGAGGTTGCTACAGCTGCCTggatctgcagagagcctgaaacaattgcTGGGAGAATAGCTACAAAAGAATGTGTCTCTagttctttgtctgtggagcagacagaagaagCCTGTCAGCCTATGATGGTTGAAAATTTATCAGTCATCTCAGAATTGATTCTGGACACAACTGAAGCCCGGAAGGAAATGTTCCTAAGtctgtgtgtgctggggagaATGACATTGTAACTAGGAAACATCCAATGAATGTCATAGCTAGTTCCCAGGGACCAGGCGATTCTATTGCTTGTGTGTTGCTGGGTAAAGATCAGGGTGatatcctagccagggcacaaggaaagCACGGAGGTGATTTGACCGTGTTACCCACTGACAGTGTGGAAACATGTGACAAGGAGGGAATGGCCCCTAAGCTTGTGCAAGTTGTCAGCAAGGAGAGCTGCAAAGGGGAAGAGAATGGCTCTAACCTTTTGACTACAGAATCTAGCAGCTTGCCCAAAAGGACATTGTGTGAAAATCTTCCTGATGTCCCAGAGGTAGTTCTGGATTTGAGTGAAGCTCAGAAGGAGTTTGTTAATTTGTCTGTTGTACCAAAGTTGATTCTGAACATAACTAAAGCAAGCAGTTGCAGTGCATGGTATCGCAGAAGGGAAAGAATTTCTGGGTGAAGTCTTTGAAGTCTGTGAGAAGTCAATAGCTGTCCTAGTGGGGGTGAAAAAGAATTGCTTCCTTTGACTCTTAACGAACCATTGTCTCTTAATGGGCCATTGTTTCTCTAGTAAGAAAAGTGTGTTGgtgcctaatggccagagtctttcaaattatctttgaaaactcatggcgactgggggaggtcccggacgactggaaaaaggctaatgttgtgcccatctttaaaaaagggaagaaggaggatcctgggaactacaggtcagtcagcctcacctcagtccct is part of the Dermochelys coriacea isolate rDerCor1 chromosome 26, rDerCor1.pri.v4, whole genome shotgun sequence genome and encodes:
- the SFTPB gene encoding pulmonary surfactant-associated protein B, which gives rise to MGRGDAGARMLELSMPGSQLLLLALLCGGSALAGRLLAQQGCAEGPTFWCRSLATAVQCGAVQSCAQAGWNQAAKEDMCADCGQIITILTRMAKDSAFKDSIQKYLTHECTLLPLSTLVPHCQKMVDTYFTLFIACLEGQIKPTSICSKLGLCPTDPSQDKSPDKCVLQLLQGLHLDLPDGQTQGGQSKDLPFPLPLCWMCRSFVGRIESTIPKGAIAKSMSQLCHLLPGTIGGTCQGLMEKYTTTMLDLILDKLGPRLICGMLLMCATGENWGPEPPLVPLLAQSTECQACVTITGLAKLTVQVNSTVADVEAALLGACSGAHLGWQECKSFIEQHQPRLVTLLPKAWDPQSTCQELGACEAGTGPAPRAEGCMQGPAYWCSSLEAAEQCQAVQHCQGHGWA